TATGCGAACCAAAATTATTAAGATAACTATCACTCAATAGTGTAGGCTTCATATAATTGTATCTGTGCAACGACATATTGACGTTAAAGTTGGTAGTGAATTTCAGATTCTTATTGATCTTAAATTCTATAAATTGATAAAACGAGCCTCTGTATATATCTGTAAAGTTGGTTTGCAGATTCGCAGCTATAGGATTAATTCCCCACAACGTTCCAATAAGTGTTCCGTCAGGGTAATAAAGAGCCAGATTAGGTTTACGGGAAAGCAGACTGTTCAAGAATCCTCCTTCATCTACTCCCGACTTTTTCGCATAACTAAAACTGATTTTAGTACCCAGAGTTAAATAGGAAGTGGCAATATAGTCAGCATTCAGACGAGCGGAAAGTCTTTTAAAGGATGTATTCTTGATAATCCCCTGCTCATTCAGGAAACCCGTCATTAGCATATATTTCAGTTTGGAAGAACCACCCCCAAAACTTAAATCCAACTGATCCTTTCTTGCAGTTCGGAAAGCTATATCCTGATAGTCATTATCATTACTTAACAATACGTTAAGAGAGTCATTCATTTGTGCGGTCAATACATTTTTCACTGCTGTCGACACAAGTCCATTTCCTTCTCCATTAGCATATTCCAACAATCCTTTTTGCATTCTGCGATACTCGTTTGTGTTCAGTTGAGGCAACTTATGCGTAAGATTACTCAAAGAGTGCTGATACCTTACTTCCAATACAGGAGCTTTTTCCGTCCCTTTTTTAGTAGTGACTATAATTACTCCATTAGCAGAACGTGCCCCATATATTGCGGCTGATGCCGCATCCTTCAACACCTCCATCGACTCAATATCATAAGGATTGATATTATCAATATCAGTAGTGGGAACTCCATCTACTACCCATAGCGGAGTAATGCCGGCATCATTCATGGTCGATATACCTCTGATTATAACCGAAGCACCTTCACCCGGTTGCCCCGATCCGCTCGAAATCATAACTCCCGCGGCTGAACCTTGCAAAGCATCGAAGATACTAGTCGGCATTTTCTGTTCAATGTCTTCTTTGCTCACAGAAACGATAGAACCGGTAATGTCTCTTTTTTTTGTTACTCCATAGCCTACTACTACAACCTCATTCAATTCTTTGGATGCATCTTCCAGAGTAACATCAATCTTTTTCGATACACCTACCACGCGGTCTACTTGCTGATAACCTAAAAAACTGAATTGCAGGATGTCTTTCGGACCAGTGATTCCAATTTTATAAAATCCCTTATCATCGGTAATAACCCCAAGTCCTGTAGTCACATTCTTTACAGTTGCACCCGGCATAGAAAAGCCGTCCGCCGAAACAATGCCTGATACTGTTCCTGTAATAGGCGCTTTACTTTTGGCTCTGTTCTGAGCAAATACCAATCCACTGTTATAGATCTGCAAAGCAAGAAGAATCAGCAGAATAACAGATTTACGATTAATACTCATTCTAAAATAAAAATTGTTCATAAAATAGTATTTAGATTTGATTAATAAAATGTCACGGCCAAACTTCGTTTTATTTCCCTGTATAGAACAACCGCATGGAATTACGCTCTACATTTTCGTTTGCAATGATAGTCAATGCGACTAAAAAGTAAGGGGTAATTTCATATCAAGGTTTATGAAAATAATATCAATCCGCATTTTATCTTGGGAACAGGGCATGAATATAGCTAATAGAAACAAAGGAAAAATCGTCCGGAGTGTTAAATTTCAGTTTTCATTCGGATGAATCTGATGATTTCTATTTTTTATCGTATATTTATGACCACTTTATATCTAAAACAATAAATATCCTTTTTAAAAAGAACACTTCTTTCTATGATTAGCAAATTCTTCTTTATACTAATATTTACACTAATGGCTGAAACTATTACAGCTTTCAGTTTCCATCATATTACAGTAGAAATGGGATTAAGCAACAGCACAACTTTTTCAGTTATCAAAGATGAGAAAGGATTGATGTGGTTTTCTACAAAAGAAGGTATAGACAGATATGACGGCACTCAGTTTAAAAATTATGTTCTATATAAACCCACAGAAATAACTAAGTACGGTCTAAGAAGGAATAAATTCTATAATGATGATAACATGAACATCTGGGTATATAATTTCTATGAAGTATTCATCTATAACCGACAAAAAGACAAGTTTGATAAAAAATATTCAGTTGACAACAATAATACTATCAGAGATTTATTTGTAGACAACAAGCAAGGAATAGTTTTTCTTGCTACGGACAAAGGATTGATATGCTATGATTACAATAAAAATATTTCATATACTTATCCGGATTTGAGTTTCCCTATTATAACTTTTACCAAATATTCCGAAGACCTATTGATATCAGTACATAACAATGCCATCAGTTTTCTGAATATCAAGACCAAACAAATTGAAAAAGAAATTTTATCGACTGAACTTATTAATCAAATATCGAAGCTTCGTGACATTTCCGGCGCATGCATTGATAAAAACAAGAATATATATCTGGCATCATTGGGACAAGTCAGTTTATTCAAACCGCATGACACACAACTAAGAACCAATCCTCTATTAAATAAAGAAATTGATAAAACCGTTATTACTAAAATAGTAGCAGATAAAAATGGAGCTATATTTTTAGGAACTCCCGGCAAAGGATTGCTACAAATAGACTCACTTCTCAATCTGCAAATATCCTACTATACGAAAATTGAGAATACAAATACCAATGAAGTTAGTGACATATTTATAGAGGAAAACAACCGCTTATGGATATCAGGATATGGCATTTCATATCTAAACAGCAAGGAACTGAACTTTCAATATTACAAGAATAATGTACATGCTACGAATTGTCTATATCACAATGAGGTGCGTTCTTTTATCGAAGACAAGAATAATAATTTGTGGATAGGTACAAATTCAGGGATCAGCATTCTGAGCAATGACAGGAAAACCTGGAGTAACCTGAGTCTTCATGATATTAACAACAAATTGTCGAGTAATAAAATAACAGCACTGACCATGGATGATTCAGGCAATATCATTGCCGGGACTTCACAAGGCGAAATCATAGAGATAGACTCCCACCATTCTGTAACATTAATAGGTACTAACGGCTATGGAGTTTATAAAACCGGAATCAACGATCTTCTCATAGATGACGACGAGTTATGGTATGGCGGCGCAGGCTCATACCTCGGTTGTAAAAATCTAAAATCAGGCATTGTGCAAACTTTCCCTGTTACTAATGTATTGTGCATTATAAAAAGTAAAAATGGAAGAATAATCACTGGTGGACATAATGGAATTCACCTCATATCACACAAAAACGATATCAAGAACTATGACGCAAGCAAGTACAATATAGGTTCCATCTTTTGTATTGTCGAGGACAACGAACACAATTTGTGGTTAGCATCAGAAGGTCAAGGACTCATAAAGTTTAATTTAGCAAACGAATCATTCAAGAAATATACTTCGGCTGATGGTTTGCTTTCAGATCTTGTCTACGGAATCTTACCGGATACGTATGGAAATCTGTGGCTCAGTACAACAAAAGGAATATCCTGTTTCAATATCCAACAAGAGATATTCAGAAATTACACACCAGATGACGGACTTCCAATCAAAGAGTTTACGTACGGTTCCTACGGACAGGCAGAAAACGGTGAAATCCTGTTTGGCAGCAATAATGGCTTCCTTATATTCAATCCTAAAGAACTGTTGGATTTTGATTTAAAAACAAATCTCATCTTTACCGACTTCAAAATATTCAATAAGAAAGTACCTATAGGTGCGGAAGGCTCTCCTTTGAGCAAGTCTATTGATGAAACGAAATCTATTAAACTTGCATACAACCAAAGTTCCATTACTTTTGAGTTTTCGTCTGTCAATCTAGTGAATAAAGCAAATTACTATCGATGGAAACTGGAAGGGTTGGAACACGAATGGTCACCTATCACCAAAGAGAATTATGCCAACTACACAAATCTCAAACCTGGAAAATACACATTTATTGTCCAGTCCATCAATACCAATATACAGTCGGAAATAATAAAAAATACACGACAAATAGATATTGAAATAGCCCCTCCATTCTGGAAAACAATTTATGCATATCTAATTTACTTTATTCTGATTGCAGGAGCCTTTTATATCGCAATCAAATTCTACCTGACAAAACTGAGTGAAAACCAGGCAAAAGATAGAATCAAATTCTTTGTAAATATCGTGCATGACATTCGTACTCCGCTGTCTCTCATCAAAGCACCATTAAAAATAGCAATAAAAAAGAAGGACTTCTCTGATGAAACATTGGAGGTGCTTAAGAAAGCTAACAATAATGTTATTCAATTAACAAAACTTGTTGACCAGTTGTTAGACTTTGACAGCAAAGACCTGAAAAAGTCCAAGCTAAAATTATCCTATGTAAATATCGAACAAACTTTAAACCGTATTTGCGAGAACTTTATACCGTTAATGGAACAAAGAGGAATCATATTAACACAAAATCATCAACAGACAGAAACAATCCTACCTGTCGATATCGACAAATTAGATAAAATCCTTTTCAATCTCCTCTCCAATGCAGTGAAATATACTAAAGAAAA
The DNA window shown above is from Bacteroides faecium and carries:
- a CDS encoding hybrid sensor histidine kinase/response regulator transcription factor, with translation MAETITAFSFHHITVEMGLSNSTTFSVIKDEKGLMWFSTKEGIDRYDGTQFKNYVLYKPTEITKYGLRRNKFYNDDNMNIWVYNFYEVFIYNRQKDKFDKKYSVDNNNTIRDLFVDNKQGIVFLATDKGLICYDYNKNISYTYPDLSFPIITFTKYSEDLLISVHNNAISFLNIKTKQIEKEILSTELINQISKLRDISGACIDKNKNIYLASLGQVSLFKPHDTQLRTNPLLNKEIDKTVITKIVADKNGAIFLGTPGKGLLQIDSLLNLQISYYTKIENTNTNEVSDIFIEENNRLWISGYGISYLNSKELNFQYYKNNVHATNCLYHNEVRSFIEDKNNNLWIGTNSGISILSNDRKTWSNLSLHDINNKLSSNKITALTMDDSGNIIAGTSQGEIIEIDSHHSVTLIGTNGYGVYKTGINDLLIDDDELWYGGAGSYLGCKNLKSGIVQTFPVTNVLCIIKSKNGRIITGGHNGIHLISHKNDIKNYDASKYNIGSIFCIVEDNEHNLWLASEGQGLIKFNLANESFKKYTSADGLLSDLVYGILPDTYGNLWLSTTKGISCFNIQQEIFRNYTPDDGLPIKEFTYGSYGQAENGEILFGSNNGFLIFNPKELLDFDLKTNLIFTDFKIFNKKVPIGAEGSPLSKSIDETKSIKLAYNQSSITFEFSSVNLVNKANYYRWKLEGLEHEWSPITKENYANYTNLKPGKYTFIVQSINTNIQSEIIKNTRQIDIEIAPPFWKTIYAYLIYFILIAGAFYIAIKFYLTKLSENQAKDRIKFFVNIVHDIRTPLSLIKAPLKIAIKKKDFSDETLEVLKKANNNVIQLTKLVDQLLDFDSKDLKKSKLKLSYVNIEQTLNRICENFIPLMEQRGIILTQNHQQTETILPVDIDKLDKILFNLLSNAVKYTKEKGHIHLETSIVHKKFLISIADDGIGIPQKEQKYIFKRYFRVKNATNSNNTGFGIGLMIAKELIELHGGEIWFESTVNKGTTFYLTFPINVIPATDKEVHVQTESPDNAPTSELTNEEELPNNRRPKIIIAEDNDELRNLMVSQMKDEFKIIAVKNGAEGLKVVNKTSVDAIVSDIMMPIMEGTEFCFEVKNDIKTSHIPFILLTALSSNEHKTEGYKIGADVYMDKPVDIDLLINCIKNLLINREKIKEKFIKNEAIATDSLNDTDRKFVDQVMKMTERNISNPNYSTEDLEREIGISHAGLYRKFKKIFNTTPLEFVQHYRLKKSVELLQSENYNVSDVAYMVGFSDPKYFSIVFKKYYGKNASDFLKEKRLPLNKEESAGSES